CGGTGATTGCCGGCACCTTTGCGGCCTGGAAGGCCGACATCACCGGCGGCGATGCGCCGATCAGCGTGTGGGTGGAGAAGGGCGGGGCCCACCGGCTGCTCAAGCTGGCCATGACAGGACAGCCGGTGGAGTTTCAGTTGGTCAAATAGCGTGGCCCGTATGCTTATGGCACCACGCTCGGCCACGCCTTGCCGAGGTTCGCCATCACGCCGGCGAGCGTCTCAATGCCATCCCACAAGTTCTGCAGGCGTACATTCTCGTTTTTGGCGTGCTGATCGTTGTCGTGGTTCACAATCGGCAAGCTGATGGTCGGCGAGCGCAGCACATCGGTGAAGATGTACTGCCCGAGGCTCGCGCCAGAGGTCGGTGACATCAGCACCGCCTCGCCGCGCGCTTCAGTGATCACCGAGCGCAGTGCCTGCGACACGGCGAGGTCCATCGACGTTCGCGTCGCCGGATATCCGTCTTCCCAGTCGAGTCGCACCACACGTGCGTGGGCGAGTCGCATCTCGGCAGTCACCGAATCGTGCGTAATCCACCAACCGCGTTTGGTGAGATGCGCTTCAAAGAGTTGTTTGATGCGCTGCGGCGTCTGGTTTGGCACGAGTCGAAAATCAATCGACGCCTTGGCTTCCGGGGAAATGGCGTTCGCGGCCGTCGGCGCCACATTGCCCACGCGAATGCCACGCAGGTTGAGCGCCGGGAGCATGACGCGTTCGCTGAGCGGCGCGTCGTTGGCCTCGCTCCGTGCCAACAGGAGATCGCGCCGCAGTTGCGCATCAACGGACGGTAACGCGCGCACCGCAGCCAACTCGGCGGCCGTCGGCTTGGCGATGTCATCCATAAAATGATCAATCAGGATGTTCCCCTCGCCATCGCGGAGCGACGCTAAGAGTTCCACCATCAACATGCCAGGGTTCGGCGCCCAGTTTCCGTAATGCCCGGAGTGCAGGGCGCGCGCCGGGCCGTACGTGGCCAGCTCGAGCCCGAGCACGCCGCGCACGCCAAAACTCAGGAGCTGCTTCCGGCTCTGGTGTACCGGGCCGTCCACAATCAGCCACACGTCGCCGCTGAGCACATCCTTGTATTTGGTGAGAAGGTCGCGCAGATGCTCGGAGCCCGCTTCTTCTTCGCCCTCAAAGAAGAACTTGAGATTGACGGTGGGGGCAATGCCATTCGCGCGCATCGCGTCGAGAGCGGCGAGCATTGCGACGATCGGCGCCTTGTCATCGGATGCGCTGCGGGCATAGATGCGCGATTCGGGATCGAACCGCCCCTGCGTGGGCATCGGAATCACGGCACTCAGAGCGTTGTTCGCGCCCGGCTTGGCGCGCAACACTGGTTGCCATGGGGCAGTGGCCCACTCCTTGGGGTCCACGGGCTGGCCGTCGTAGTGCGCATACAGAATGATCGTGCGCGTAGCGCCCGGCACCTTCAGTTCGCCGAACACCGCGGGCGGAAACGCGCCGTGTTCCAGGATGCGCGCCGGCACGCCACGCTTGGCGAGCATCGTACGGATCAGTTCGGCGTTGCGTCGGATGTTCGGTGTGTCCGACGCATTGTTCGGAATCGTGAGGAGTGAGTCCAGTTCGCGCACAATCTCAATTTCGTGCTGCTCGCGCCAGGCGCGCACCTTCGGCGTAATCGATTGCGCGCCGACGTTAACGGAGAGAGCGGTGAAGGCCGTGAGCAGGGCGGCGGAGTGCAACGGGAGGGTGCGCATCACTTGTTTTCTTTCGAGGGAGCGGCGGAGCTGCTGTGCCGCAAGGCATGGCCGGCAAGCACACCGGTCAGTTTACCACTGTCCACGGCTCCTTTGCCGTTCACAAAGACCCACCGCATTCCCGTGGCCAACTTTTCGGGCTCGGTGTAGGTCGACTGATCGCGAATCGTAGCGGGGTCAAATACAATCACATCGGCAAACCAGCCGACTTCCAGCTTACCGCGTTGCGGAATGCCGAGGTCGTGCGCTGGCTGGGCGCTGCTCGCTTCAATCGCGCGAGCCATCGTGAGCACGGGTTTGTCAATCACAAACTCGCGGAGTTTCTTGGGGTAACTGCCGTACTTGCGCGGGTGCCCGTCGGAGCCGTCAGAGCCGGTGGTCACAAAGGGCGCCTTCATAAACGTTTCGATGTCGCGTGCGTTCATGTTGAACGACGCCACGCTCTGGTCGCCCACCGTGCGGATAATCTCCAGCGCGGCTTCCACGGGCTCGAGTTTGCGCGTCGCGGCAATCGCATCGAGACGCTTCCCGTACAACTCACGCGACGCCTTGTTCACGACGAGCAGTGAGGACGCCCCGCCGCGCCGTCGCAGATTCTCGCGCATCTCCGCCACAAGCTTGGTATGCGTGGCGGGATCCGCGATGCGATGCAGCAGCGAATCGCGTCCACCGGCCTCGGCCCATCGCGGCAACAACGACGTGACAAGCGAAGTGCCCGACGCATCGTACGGATATTGGTCAGCGCTCACCGTGATCCCTTCCTGCTGCGCCGCTGTGATCAGTGCGATCACGCTATCGGCGTAGCCCCACACGTCAGCGCCGAGCGCCTTGATGTGGGAGAAGTGCACGGGAATCTTGGCCTCGCGTCCAATGCGTAGCACCTCGCGCACCGAGCCCAGGAGGCCAATTGTATACGAACTTTCGTCGCGCTGGTGGGTGTCGTAAATACCGCCATGCCGAGCGGCCACTTTGGCGAGCGCAATCACTTCCTCCGTGGTCGCATAGCTGCCGGGCGCGTAATAGAGCCCTGCCGACAAGCCAAAGGCACCGTCGCGCATGCCGCGTTCGACGATGTCTTCCATCTTGGCGAGTTCCGCTGCGTTCGGTGCGCGATCGCTCATCCCGAGCACTCGGCCGCGTACACTGCCTTGCGGCACGTACACCAAAGCGTTCGTGCCAATCCCCGCTGAGTCCCACTTGGCGAGCAGCGGTCCGACGTCCGTGGCGCCGCCACCGTCGTTGTTGGTGGCGACGGTGGTCACGCCCTGCATCAGATACGGTGCATTGCCGCGCCGAACCGGCGACGAAAGATCGGTGGGCGTATGCGTATGCGGGTCAATGAACCCCGGCGCGACGATAAGCCCCGTCGCCACAATGGTGCGTGTGGCGGTGACACCAGCACTCTTGGCGTCCCCCACAAACACAATGCGATCACCACGAAGCCCTACGTCGGCCACGCGACCGGCGGCACCAGACCCGTCGTACACAAGTCCGCCGGTGATCAGAATGTCCGCTGATACGCGCTGGGCCCCGGCGCGTACGCCGGAGCCCAGTGCGAGAATCAACGGAAGAACACGAATGCGAAAGCACGGCCACATATCGGTCTTCCCAGAAAAGGAGTCTTACTTCTTAGGGTTCAAAATATCGTCAATCTGGTGACGCGCCTCGCCGAGGTGCGCCTTGGTCATCGGGTCGGTTGCGCGTCCCTGCGCCGCCGCGATCTGTCCGTCGAGCGTCTTGAGTTCGGCGCGGAACATCGCCTTCGCGTCCGCCGTTCGGCGGGTGAGCTGCGCAATGAACGACGCCGGAATCCCAGCGGGAATCGGACCAAGGTTAATCGGTTGCGGATTCACCTTGCTGCGTGCCAGATCGATATACGAGGTCTGGAGTCCGCGGCGATAGGCATCGATTTTCACCGACGGGTGCGACAGTTCGCCCCACACGCCGCTCCGCACATCCGCCAAGAGTTCAGCAAGCGTGTAGACCGTCTCGCCGGCCTTGGCGTCTGCCTCAAACGACACGAGGCGCGACAACCGGATGTCGCTGAGCACCGTGGACAGCACGCCGCGCTGTGCGCCGTTGATGCGCTGGATCGAACCTTCCGGCTCAATGCGGCGCAGGATCGCGGGATCCAAGAAATACGTCGGCGTCGCAAACGCATTGTCGTTCAGGAACTTTACCGCGGAACGCTGACGCGCCGCGCTCGTCGGCGTGAATCGCACACCGGCTTGCCCACCGAGTTTTTCCTGCGTTTCTGCCGAGCCCACAATCACCGCCACGTGGCGGAGTTCGGTGGCCCACTGACCAATCAACCGGCCGTAGATCTCCGACGTCTGATCGTTGTTCTGCAAGTCTTCCTGCGTGGCCGGCAACAGCATCGGCACGAGGCGCTTGAGATTCTTGATGCCGAGCGCGGTGCTCTTGACGGCGTCGGCGTCGCCCACGGCTTCGGTGTTGTTGTACGGGTCAGCACCCTGATCGTCGTCGGTGGAGAAACGCAACCACGGCTTGGTGTCCTGCTCACGCGCCCAGCTGTCGAGCGTCTTGCGCTCCTCGTCGGGTGTCTTGGCGCCAGCAATCGGCGCGTAGCCCCAGTGCGTGGCCCAAATGTCGTACGGGCCGATCTTCGGAATGAGATCGCCGAGCGCGATGCCGTCTTCCGGCTGCGCCACATAGTTGAAGCGCGAATAGTCCATCAGCGTGGAGACGTGTCCCATGCGATGCACAAAGTCCTTGTTGCGAATCGAGTCGGCCGGGTACATGCCGCTGGCTTTCATGTTGTGCTGGAAGCCGAGCGAGTGGCCGATTTCGTGCGCAATCACATACTGCATCAAGCGCCCGCCCAGCGAATCCGGGAAGGGGAGCTTCTTGGCGCGCGGGTCGACGGCGCCGGCCTGCGTCCAATACCAGTCGGTGTTGAGGTTCATCACGTTGTGGTAGATCTGCAGATCGGCTTCCATAATCTCACCCGAGCGCGGATCGTGCACGTGCGGTCCCACCGCGTTCTCGATGCTCGATGGCAACCACATAATCACCGAGTAGCGCGCATCTTCGGCGGCCCAGTCCGGATCTTCTTCCTTGGTGGGTGCGTACTTGGCCACGATGCCATCCTTGAAGCCCGCGGCTTCGAAGGCCGGCTTCCAGCTATCAATGGCCTTGGCCACCCACGGCTGCAGCCACTTCGGCGTGCCGGGGTCTACGTAGTACGCGATCGGCTTCTTGGGATAGCAGAGATTGCCTTCCTTGCGATCGCTGCACTCCAGGCGATAGCGCGTAATGAACGTGCGTGTTGCGGCCTTCAGTTCTTGGCGGCTAAAGTCCGTGGTGCTCGTGGAGAAATAGCCCACGCGCTCATCCATCAGACGCGGCATCATCGGCGTCTCGGGGAGCTTGAGCATCGACCAGTGCACGAGGAACGACGCCGACGGCGGGAGCGCGGGGCCAAAGCCCCCAGGCGCACCCGGAAGGGCGGGCGTCGAGTTCACGGTGAGCGTGGCTTCGACTTCAATGTTCGTCGGGTAGGTCGCCACACGCTCGAGGAACGAACGCGTCGCGTCAATCGCGCCGCGGTACCGCGTCGTCACGTTCAACTCGGCGGGTGGATTGGTATACATACGCGAGACGTCAATCACCGGCGCCGAGTCGGCACCGTAGGCCTCAACGTTGAACGCCGCGAGAATCGCGTTGTAGTTCGCGGCCTCAACGGCGCGGTAAATCGGATCGGTCGAGTCCGCGCGAATCTGATAGCTCACGCTCTTGAAGAGCACGCGATTGTTCTTGAGCTCCCAGCGCACGACGCGGTTGCCGAGCGCCTGGCCGCCGTAGCCAGCGCCGACGGTCGTCTTGGCGATCTGGCTGACCAGCAGCATGTCCTTGCCCAACTCACCGCGCGGAATCTCATAGAGCACGCGCGATCCAATGCGGTGCGTCTTGAAGAGCCCTGACTTGGTTTTCACGTCGCCGCGAATGACCGTTGCGTAGGGACGTGGGTTCGGTTCAGCCGCGGCCGCCCCGGGAAGGCCGCCCGGCCCGCCAGCGGCACCGGCGCCTGGTGCACCGGCGGGCGGCGTGGGACGGGTGGTGTCGGCCGGAGTGGCCGGAGCGCCGGCCGGACGGGCGGCACCAGCCGCTGCAGACGGAGTGGGCGAGGGAGCGGGTGCCGGAGTCTGCACCGTCGCCGGCTGGCAGGACGCGAATACCAACGCGGCCGCGAGGGGCAGGGAGGAGCGCAGTCGAGTCATCGGTGTACCGAGAGGTTGGTGGATGCTTCGGAGGGTAGCTCGCTGGTCAGCAGGCCAGTCCGAAAGCCGAGCGAATCCAGCACGGTGCAAGATGCGCTCCCAGCCCACGGCCGCGCCAGCGGAGCGCGGCACTCTTCCACGATCGAGGGCGGTTACCTGGGGCGGCGCGCCCCTTTCTCGCCCAGCGGGCGCTCCCGTTTTGGGCCAGAGCCAATGGCCTCGTCGCCAAACTTCTCGCGCACGCGGTCCAGCGCCCGCGAGAGGTCTCGGTCGCGGGGCAACTCCACTGCCGGCGTGCTCGTCGCGAACATTGTGAGCTGCTCCGCGTCCCGCGACGAGGCAAAGTTCGAGAGCGCCACGCCAACGAGGCGCGCCGGTTTACGCTGTGCCACCCGCAACTTGCGAAAGAGCTCCAACGCCACGTCCGTCACCGCGCGGTCCGATTCTATTCCCTCACGCAGGGTGCGCCCGGCGGTGCGGGTCGTCCAATCGTTGGTGCGGTATTTCACAGTCACCGTGCGCGCCGTGAGCCCGTCGCCACGCAGGTCGGCCGAGACCTTGGCGCAGAGGCGCCGTAGTTCCGATTCCACCTTGGTCACCTCCGACACATCGCGGTCAAAGGTTTCTTCGCGGCTCACCTGTTTGGCTGGCGCGTGCGGTTCTACGGCCGAAACACTGTTGCCGCCCACGCGCGCACGAAGCCACGCGGCGGTTTTGGCGTCGAGCCAGCGCGCGAGCGTCGCGTCGTCGTGTTGCAGGACGTCGGGAACCCGGTCGAGCCCGAGGTCGTGCAGCTTGGCCGTCAGTTTGGGGCCAATGCCGGGGATGTCGCTGAGGGCGAGCGTGGCCATAAAGTCGCGCACGCCGTCATCAGGGACGATGTGCACGCCGCCCGCCTCTGGCGCCTTGGTGGGTTTGGCACGCTCCGCCGCCAACTTGGCCACAAGCTTGTTGGGGCCGCCGCCAATCGAAAGGGCCATTCCCGTTTCGTCGAGCACAGCGGCGCGAATGCGTCGAGCCGTGGCCTCGAGCGATTCGTGTTGATAGAGCGCTTCGGTGCCTGATAAATCCAAGTACCACTCATCAATGCTCGCCCCTTCCACGGCCGGCGTGAATCGCTCGAGCACCCGCTTGATCGCGCGACTGGAATCGCTACACGCCTGCCGCGGCACCGGCACGCAGAGTGCATCGGGGCAGAGCTTCAACGCGAGCGTGATCGACATGGCCGACCGCACGCCGAACGCGCGCGTTTCGTATGAAGCAGAGCAGACCACGCCGCGCGAGCCCGGACGGCCGCCCACGATCAGCAGCGGCGCGCGGCCAGCGCCCTCGGGGTCCTCCTTCCGCGCGACGGCCACAAAGAACGCATCAGCGTCGGCGAGCAAGATGCGCGACATACTGGAAGCTACTCACCGCGGCGCCAACGCACACGGCGGCGGCCGGGAAAACCCGACCGCCGCCGTGTGACACGCTGCAGCGCCGCGTGAGCGGCACCGATTGTCTTTACGGAACTTCGATGATCACCGCGCGACGGTTCTGCGCACGGCCTTCCTTGGAAGCGTTGTCGGCCACCGGCTTCGATTCACCAAAGCCCTTGATCGCAATGCGGCTCGCGGCAATACCGTGAGCGGCCAAATAGTTCTTGACCATCGTCGCGCGGCGCTCCGAGAGACTCTGGTTATACGCGTCCGTTCCGATGTTATCCGTGTGCCCCTGGATTTCCACCTTCGTGTCGGCGTGCGCCTTGAGGAACGCCACGCCCACATCGAGCGTGTCCTTGGCGGCCTTCGTCAAATCGGCCTTGTCGAAGGCAAAGTTCACATCATGCAGCGTGAGCAGTTCGCGCGGCTTGGCCGGAGCCGGTGCCGGCGGCGCTGGCGGAGCCGGAGCGGGCGCTGGGGCCGGAGCCGGAGCAGCCGCTGGGGCCGGTGCTGGCGCAGGAGCGGGAGCCGGCGTCACCGGAGCCGGCGGCGGGGGCGGCGCCTGCGGAGCCACGTAGCAGCTGTTGTTCTTGACGTGGCCACCAAACATGCGGCTAATGCCGGCCGTCAGGCGGTACGTCGTCGTACGCTGGCCACTCGGCGTCTGGTCCGACGGATCCTTGAAGTCCGCCGTGCCGCCAAAGCGCCACGACCAATCTTCATTCACGCAGTACCGGAAACCGATGGACGCAT
This region of Gemmatimonadota bacterium genomic DNA includes:
- a CDS encoding amidohydrolase family protein — encoded protein: MWPCFRIRVLPLILALGSGVRAGAQRVSADILITGGLVYDGSGAAGRVADVGLRGDRIVFVGDAKSAGVTATRTIVATGLIVAPGFIDPHTHTPTDLSSPVRRGNAPYLMQGVTTVATNNDGGGATDVGPLLAKWDSAGIGTNALVYVPQGSVRGRVLGMSDRAPNAAELAKMEDIVERGMRDGAFGLSAGLYYAPGSYATTEEVIALAKVAARHGGIYDTHQRDESSYTIGLLGSVREVLRIGREAKIPVHFSHIKALGADVWGYADSVIALITAAQQEGITVSADQYPYDASGTSLVTSLLPRWAEAGGRDSLLHRIADPATHTKLVAEMRENLRRRGGASSLLVVNKASRELYGKRLDAIAATRKLEPVEAALEIIRTVGDQSVASFNMNARDIETFMKAPFVTTGSDGSDGHPRKYGSYPKKLREFVIDKPVLTMARAIEASSAQPAHDLGIPQRGKLEVGWFADVIVFDPATIRDQSTYTEPEKLATGMRWVFVNGKGAVDSGKLTGVLAGHALRHSSSAAPSKENK
- a CDS encoding zinc-dependent metalloprotease translates to MTRLRSSLPLAAALVFASCQPATVQTPAPAPSPTPSAAAGAARPAGAPATPADTTRPTPPAGAPGAGAAGGPGGLPGAAAAEPNPRPYATVIRGDVKTKSGLFKTHRIGSRVLYEIPRGELGKDMLLVSQIAKTTVGAGYGGQALGNRVVRWELKNNRVLFKSVSYQIRADSTDPIYRAVEAANYNAILAAFNVEAYGADSAPVIDVSRMYTNPPAELNVTTRYRGAIDATRSFLERVATYPTNIEVEATLTVNSTPALPGAPGGFGPALPPSASFLVHWSMLKLPETPMMPRLMDERVGYFSTSTTDFSRQELKAATRTFITRYRLECSDRKEGNLCYPKKPIAYYVDPGTPKWLQPWVAKAIDSWKPAFEAAGFKDGIVAKYAPTKEEDPDWAAEDARYSVIMWLPSSIENAVGPHVHDPRSGEIMEADLQIYHNVMNLNTDWYWTQAGAVDPRAKKLPFPDSLGGRLMQYVIAHEIGHSLGFQHNMKASGMYPADSIRNKDFVHRMGHVSTLMDYSRFNYVAQPEDGIALGDLIPKIGPYDIWATHWGYAPIAGAKTPDEERKTLDSWAREQDTKPWLRFSTDDDQGADPYNNTEAVGDADAVKSTALGIKNLKRLVPMLLPATQEDLQNNDQTSEIYGRLIGQWATELRHVAVIVGSAETQEKLGGQAGVRFTPTSAARQRSAVKFLNDNAFATPTYFLDPAILRRIEPEGSIQRINGAQRGVLSTVLSDIRLSRLVSFEADAKAGETVYTLAELLADVRSGVWGELSHPSVKIDAYRRGLQTSYIDLARSKVNPQPINLGPIPAGIPASFIAQLTRRTADAKAMFRAELKTLDGQIAAAQGRATDPMTKAHLGEARHQIDDILNPKK
- a CDS encoding M20/M25/M40 family metallo-hydrolase, with product MRTLPLHSAALLTAFTALSVNVGAQSITPKVRAWREQHEIEIVRELDSLLTIPNNASDTPNIRRNAELIRTMLAKRGVPARILEHGAFPPAVFGELKVPGATRTIILYAHYDGQPVDPKEWATAPWQPVLRAKPGANNALSAVIPMPTQGRFDPESRIYARSASDDKAPIVAMLAALDAMRANGIAPTVNLKFFFEGEEEAGSEHLRDLLTKYKDVLSGDVWLIVDGPVHQSRKQLLSFGVRGVLGLELATYGPARALHSGHYGNWAPNPGMLMVELLASLRDGEGNILIDHFMDDIAKPTAAELAAVRALPSVDAQLRRDLLLARSEANDAPLSERVMLPALNLRGIRVGNVAPTAANAISPEAKASIDFRLVPNQTPQRIKQLFEAHLTKRGWWITHDSVTAEMRLAHARVVRLDWEDGYPATRTSMDLAVSQALRSVITEARGEAVLMSPTSGASLGQYIFTDVLRSPTISLPIVNHDNDQHAKNENVRLQNLWDGIETLAGVMANLGKAWPSVVP
- a CDS encoding OmpA family protein, coding for MRRLALATLLVLATVAPLAAQRATVGEIGVMAQWTKYDDFTKLDNPLGIGARVGISPFDAWNGWPLDRVALEYEVDYSKTKSSRVGNLNALNNRINLIYTHPINDQWKFLIGGGWTGSRYESDTTKNQYDSGGNASIGFRYCVNEDWSWRFGGTADFKDPSDQTPSGQRTTTYRLTAGISRMFGGHVKNNSCYVAPQAPPPPPAPVTPAPAPAPAPAPAAAPAPAPAPAPAPPAPPAPAPAKPRELLTLHDVNFAFDKADLTKAAKDTLDVGVAFLKAHADTKVEIQGHTDNIGTDAYNQSLSERRATMVKNYLAAHGIAASRIAIKGFGESKPVADNASKEGRAQNRRAVIIEVP
- a CDS encoding DNA polymerase IV; this encodes MSRILLADADAFFVAVARKEDPEGAGRAPLLIVGGRPGSRGVVCSASYETRAFGVRSAMSITLALKLCPDALCVPVPRQACSDSSRAIKRVLERFTPAVEGASIDEWYLDLSGTEALYQHESLEATARRIRAAVLDETGMALSIGGGPNKLVAKLAAERAKPTKAPEAGGVHIVPDDGVRDFMATLALSDIPGIGPKLTAKLHDLGLDRVPDVLQHDDATLARWLDAKTAAWLRARVGGNSVSAVEPHAPAKQVSREETFDRDVSEVTKVESELRRLCAKVSADLRGDGLTARTVTVKYRTNDWTTRTAGRTLREGIESDRAVTDVALELFRKLRVAQRKPARLVGVALSNFASSRDAEQLTMFATSTPAVELPRDRDLSRALDRVREKFGDEAIGSGPKRERPLGEKGARRPR